The following proteins are encoded in a genomic region of Acidobacteriaceae bacterium:
- a CDS encoding BrnT family toxin yields the protein MLKYQFDPRKAAANVRKHRVSFDEAVTVFEGDPSAYTDFDPDHSDTDSRFFTIGVSASGKLLFISHNETGGLIRIISARHATRAERKLYEDSEN from the coding sequence ATGTTGAAGTACCAGTTTGATCCACGCAAAGCTGCTGCGAACGTTCGCAAGCACCGGGTCTCGTTTGACGAAGCTGTCACGGTCTTCGAAGGCGACCCGTCGGCATACACCGATTTCGACCCCGACCACTCAGATACCGACTCGCGATTTTTCACCATCGGGGTCTCAGCCTCTGGCAAACTCCTATTCATCAGCCATAATGAAACCGGTGGACTGATCCGCATCATCAGTGCGCGTCACGCCACACGTGCAGAACGGAAGCTCTATGAAGACTCAGAGAACTAA
- a CDS encoding MoaD/ThiS family protein, whose translation MKVHIPTPLRNYTERQQTVSVGGVTVAEGLEQLVEQFPAMRQHLFTPDGKLRSFVNVYVNDEDVRYLPEKEHTGVDDAAELSIIPSIAGGCCPLAACCCR comes from the coding sequence ATGAAAGTCCATATCCCAACACCACTTCGCAACTACACCGAGCGGCAGCAGACCGTCTCGGTCGGGGGCGTGACGGTCGCTGAGGGTCTGGAGCAGCTGGTCGAGCAGTTCCCTGCCATGCGCCAGCATCTCTTCACCCCTGACGGCAAGCTCCGCTCGTTCGTGAACGTCTACGTCAATGACGAGGACGTCCGCTATCTCCCTGAAAAAGAACACACTGGCGTTGATGATGCCGCCGAACTCTCCATCATCCCCTCCATCGCTGGCGGCTGTTGTCCCCTCGCTGCCTGTTGTTGTCGCTAG